A portion of the Acidisoma sp. PAMC 29798 genome contains these proteins:
- a CDS encoding carbohydrate kinase family protein — translation MTGLILACGEALMDFIPVETVGGARAYRPCPGGSSYNVARALGRLGVPTGLLAAVSRDFFGEDLIAGLRESGVRTDFLQRLDLPSTLGFVSLDRVEPVYAFFDTGAAERSWQPAPGDTLPAEVTALHVGSIALVREPAGAAFAALALAEAGGTRIVSLDPNIRPELVRDEACYRARLARLLAVADIIKISAHDLDWLMPGVSPDDAASSWFQGRAALVVITRGAEGVTGWTRRARIAAPSIPTEMVDTVGAGDSFMAGLLARLHEAGDLTPADLPRLSGSGLRNALALGQTVASLTCARQGADAPWRKDLGRQELV, via the coding sequence TTGACTGGACTAATCCTTGCCTGCGGCGAAGCCCTCATGGACTTTATTCCGGTTGAAACGGTCGGTGGCGCGCGCGCCTATCGGCCCTGTCCCGGTGGTTCCTCCTATAATGTCGCGCGTGCGCTCGGTCGCCTTGGTGTGCCCACGGGCCTGCTCGCCGCCGTGTCGCGCGACTTCTTCGGGGAGGATCTGATCGCCGGATTGCGAGAGAGCGGCGTGCGGACCGATTTCCTGCAGCGCCTCGATCTGCCGAGCACATTGGGCTTCGTCAGCCTCGACCGCGTCGAGCCGGTCTACGCCTTCTTTGATACTGGCGCCGCCGAGCGGTCCTGGCAGCCAGCGCCGGGCGACACTCTGCCGGCAGAGGTGACTGCTTTGCATGTCGGCTCGATCGCCCTGGTGAGGGAGCCTGCGGGGGCGGCTTTCGCCGCACTCGCTTTGGCCGAAGCCGGTGGCACGCGCATCGTCAGCCTCGATCCCAATATCCGGCCGGAGCTGGTGAGGGATGAGGCTTGCTATCGCGCGCGTCTGGCGCGGCTACTGGCGGTGGCTGACATCATCAAGATCAGCGCCCATGACCTCGACTGGCTGATGCCGGGCGTGTCCCCCGATGACGCTGCGTCGTCCTGGTTCCAGGGCCGCGCGGCCCTGGTGGTGATCACCCGTGGCGCCGAGGGCGTGACGGGATGGACCCGGCGCGCACGGATCGCGGCGCCGTCGATCCCGACCGAGATGGTCGATACGGTGGGCGCCGGCGACAGCTTCATGGCGGGACTGCTGGCGCGGCTGCACGAGGCCGGCGACCTCACGCCGGCTGATCTGCCACGTCTGTCGGGCAGTGGATTGCGAAACGCGCTGGCCCTGGGCCAGACAGTCGCGAGCCTGACTTGCGCACGGCAAGGCGCCGATGCGCCCTGGCGTAAAGACCTGGGGCGGCAAGAGCTGGTCTGA
- the mltG gene encoding endolytic transglycosylase MltG, translated as MIGRLSRWILPLVALLAVIGVGRSYIGQTWLGPGPLVQETTVVVPHGDTRTVGAALQQASVIDGVFAFRVAERLTQSDGALHAGEFAFPAHASLRDVLGILRHGRQVEHHLTIPEGLTAQQIATLIGQAPVMTGTVTAPEEGAILPNTYDYLYGAPRQSLLHHAEAALDTTLAPLWTSRAAGLPLDSPRDAITLASIVERETAKPEERAMVASVYLNRLRAGMKLQADPTVIYGASKGSGALNRPLTHADLLVPDPYNTYLNPGLPPGPIAAPGIASIEAVLHPADTDALYFVADGSGGHVFSHDYGNQVKNVAKLRKHPARRD; from the coding sequence GTGATCGGGCGTCTCTCACGCTGGATTCTGCCGCTCGTGGCGCTTCTCGCCGTGATTGGCGTGGGCCGCAGCTACATCGGCCAGACTTGGCTCGGGCCGGGGCCTTTGGTGCAAGAGACGACGGTGGTCGTGCCCCATGGGGATACGCGGACCGTCGGCGCCGCCCTGCAACAGGCCAGCGTCATCGACGGTGTCTTCGCCTTTCGGGTTGCCGAACGGCTGACGCAGTCGGACGGCGCGCTGCATGCGGGCGAATTCGCTTTCCCCGCCCATGCCAGCCTGCGCGACGTGCTGGGTATCCTGCGCCATGGCCGGCAGGTGGAGCACCACCTCACCATCCCCGAAGGGTTGACCGCGCAACAGATTGCCACCCTGATCGGGCAGGCACCGGTGATGACGGGCACTGTCACAGCGCCAGAAGAAGGCGCGATCCTGCCCAATACCTACGATTATCTGTACGGGGCGCCGCGCCAATCGCTGCTGCACCATGCCGAAGCGGCGTTGGACACGACCTTGGCGCCGCTATGGACGTCACGCGCGGCCGGACTGCCCCTCGACTCGCCGCGTGACGCCATCACGCTCGCAAGCATTGTGGAACGCGAGACGGCCAAGCCCGAGGAACGCGCGATGGTCGCCTCGGTCTATCTCAATCGGCTGCGCGCGGGGATGAAGTTGCAGGCCGATCCGACCGTGATCTATGGCGCGTCGAAAGGCAGTGGCGCGCTTAATCGTCCGTTGACCCATGCCGATCTCTTGGTGCCGGATCCCTACAACACCTACCTCAATCCCGGCCTTCCGCCGGGGCCAATCGCCGCCCCGGGAATTGCGTCGATCGAAGCGGTGCTGCATCCGGCCGACACGGATGCTTTGTATTTCGTGGCGGATGGCAGCGGCGGCCATGTCTTCAGCCACGACTACGGCAATCAGGTGAAGAACGTCGCCAAGTTGCGGAAGCATCCTGCCAGACGGGATTGA
- the fabF gene encoding beta-ketoacyl-ACP synthase II, whose product MAGLRTVELRRVVVTGMGIASPLGIGVEHVWRRLIAGESGITAIQSFDVSDLPAKVAGEVPAGIRAEGGLDLSEWIPVKDLKKMDRFIQLGMVAAIEAVEDSGWMPTDEEDRCATGVMIGSGIGGLQSIYEASVLVNEGKVRRLSPFFIPSALINLVSGHVSIRYGFKGPNHSAVTACATGVHAIGDAARLISLGDADVMVAGGAEAAVCALGIGGFCASRALSTSFNETPGQASRPWDKDRDGFVMGEGAGVLVLEEYEHAKKRGAKIYAEIGGYGLSGDAHHITAPAEGHDGAFRAMKAALRNGGLEPADIQYVNAHGTSTPMGDDLELSAVERFFGDHGRTLAMSSTKSATGHLLGAAGAIEAIFSVLAIRDGVAPPTLNLEEPSRTSVIDRVAKVAQERPITTVLSNSFGFGGTNASVIFRAAA is encoded by the coding sequence ATGGCTGGATTACGAACAGTCGAACTGCGTCGCGTCGTCGTCACCGGCATGGGCATCGCCTCCCCTCTGGGGATCGGCGTTGAGCATGTCTGGCGGCGATTGATCGCGGGGGAATCCGGGATCACCGCGATCCAATCCTTCGATGTCTCCGACCTTCCCGCCAAGGTCGCGGGCGAAGTGCCCGCCGGCATTCGTGCCGAGGGGGGCCTGGATCTCTCCGAATGGATCCCGGTCAAAGACCTCAAGAAGATGGATCGCTTCATCCAGCTCGGAATGGTCGCCGCCATCGAGGCGGTCGAGGATTCCGGTTGGATGCCGACCGATGAGGAAGATCGTTGCGCCACCGGCGTGATGATCGGCTCCGGCATCGGCGGCTTGCAATCAATCTATGAGGCGTCGGTTCTGGTGAATGAGGGCAAGGTGCGGCGCCTGTCGCCCTTCTTCATCCCCTCGGCCCTGATCAATCTCGTCTCGGGTCACGTCTCGATTCGCTATGGCTTCAAGGGTCCGAACCATTCCGCCGTCACGGCCTGCGCCACCGGCGTTCATGCCATCGGCGATGCCGCCCGGCTGATCTCGCTCGGCGATGCCGATGTGATGGTGGCCGGCGGCGCCGAGGCCGCTGTCTGCGCCTTGGGCATCGGCGGCTTCTGCGCCTCCCGCGCACTCTCCACCTCCTTTAACGAGACGCCGGGCCAAGCCTCCCGCCCTTGGGATAAAGACCGTGACGGCTTCGTCATGGGCGAAGGCGCGGGTGTTTTGGTGCTTGAAGAATACGAGCACGCAAAAAAGCGCGGCGCGAAGATCTATGCCGAAATCGGCGGCTATGGCCTGTCCGGTGACGCGCATCACATTACCGCCCCGGCCGAGGGCCATGATGGTGCCTTCCGCGCCATGAAGGCGGCGCTGCGCAACGGCGGCCTGGAGCCTGCGGACATTCAATACGTCAATGCCCATGGGACATCGACGCCGATGGGCGACGATCTGGAGCTTTCGGCGGTCGAGCGATTCTTCGGCGACCATGGCCGCACCCTGGCGATGTCCTCGACCAAATCAGCGACGGGCCATCTGCTCGGCGCGGCTGGCGCCATCGAGGCAATCTTCTCGGTCCTCGCCATCCGGGACGGCGTTGCACCGCCGACGCTGAACCTGGAAGAGCCGAGCCGCACGAGCGTCATCGACCGCGTGGCGAAAGTCGCGCAGGAGCGGCCGATCACCACCGTGCTGTCGAACAGCTTCGGCTTCGGCGGCACCAATGCGAGCGTGATCTTCCGCGCGGCGGCCTGA
- a CDS encoding acyl carrier protein: MSEVADKVKKIVVEHLGVEESKVTPEASFIDDLGADSLDTVELVMAFEEAFSVEIPEDAAEKISTVKDAIDYIEKQKAA; the protein is encoded by the coding sequence ATGAGCGAAGTAGCCGACAAGGTGAAGAAGATCGTGGTGGAGCATTTGGGCGTCGAGGAGTCGAAAGTGACTCCCGAAGCCTCCTTCATCGATGATCTCGGCGCGGACAGCCTCGACACGGTCGAGCTGGTGATGGCGTTCGAGGAAGCGTTCAGCGTGGAGATCCCCGAGGACGCCGCTGAGAAGATCAGCACCGTCAAAGACGCCATCGATTATATCGAAAAGCAGAAGGCCGCCTGA
- the fabG gene encoding 3-oxoacyl-[acyl-carrier-protein] reductase produces MFDLSGKVALVTGASGGIGGAIARAIHAQGGAVALSGTRRDALEALATELGERVAICPADLREPAAADALIAATEAALGPLSILVNNAGYTRDMLAMRMTDDDWQGVIDVDLSAPFRLIRASLRGMLKRRAGRIINIASIVGVTGNAGQANYSAAKAGLIGMSKSLAQEVGSRGVTVNVIAPGFVQTAMTEGLPEQHKAKLLGAIPLGRMGKPEDIAAAAVYLAADESAWVTGATLHVNGGMAMT; encoded by the coding sequence ATGTTCGATCTCAGCGGCAAGGTCGCGCTCGTCACGGGCGCATCTGGCGGCATCGGCGGTGCCATTGCGCGCGCCATCCACGCCCAGGGCGGCGCCGTCGCGCTGTCCGGCACCCGCCGCGACGCCCTGGAGGCGCTGGCGACGGAGCTGGGCGAGCGCGTCGCCATCTGCCCCGCCGATCTGCGTGAGCCGGCTGCGGCCGACGCGCTGATCGCGGCGACGGAGGCCGCCCTCGGTCCGCTTTCGATCCTGGTCAACAACGCCGGCTATACGCGTGACATGCTGGCCATGCGCATGACGGATGACGATTGGCAGGGCGTGATCGATGTCGATCTCTCCGCGCCCTTCCGGCTCATCCGGGCCTCGCTGCGCGGCATGCTCAAGCGTCGCGCTGGGCGCATCATCAATATTGCCAGTATTGTCGGCGTTACGGGCAATGCCGGCCAGGCCAATTACTCCGCCGCCAAGGCCGGGCTCATCGGCATGAGCAAATCCCTCGCCCAGGAGGTCGGCAGCCGGGGCGTGACGGTCAATGTCATCGCGCCTGGCTTTGTCCAGACCGCCATGACCGAGGGGCTGCCGGAGCAGCATAAGGCCAAGCTGCTGGGCGCCATTCCGCTCGGCCGCATGGGCAAGCCGGAGGATATCGCGGCGGCCGCCGTCTATCTGGCGGCCGACGAGTCGGCCTGGGTCACCGGCGCCACCTTGCATGTCAATGGCGGGATGGCGATGACCTAA
- the fabD gene encoding ACP S-malonyltransferase has protein sequence MVVRAFIFPGQGSQFVGMGQDLAAAFGAARDVLGEVDEILSQRLSKLMFEGPAEDLTLTENAQPALMAVSLAVLRVLEREGGMNLAEKAVLVAGHSLGEYSALAAAGGLSVAETARLLRLRGSAMQKAVAPGEGAMAALLGTDLDQATAICNDAAIDPETGLRQIVQPANDNGGGQVVISGNKAAVERAVELSRQRGIKRALLLPVSAPFHCALMAPAADAMEEALATAPIAAPMIPLVSNISAAKMTEPDDIRRLLVEQVTGMVRWRESMLAMASMGVSSFVELGAGKVLSGLAKRIVPEAEVLSIGTPADIEGFLKTL, from the coding sequence ATGGTCGTTCGCGCCTTCATCTTTCCCGGTCAGGGAAGCCAATTCGTCGGCATGGGCCAGGATCTGGCCGCCGCCTTCGGCGCGGCGCGGGATGTGCTGGGAGAGGTCGATGAGATCCTGTCCCAACGCCTGTCCAAACTGATGTTCGAGGGGCCGGCCGAAGACCTTACCCTGACCGAGAATGCCCAGCCCGCACTGATGGCGGTGTCGCTCGCCGTGCTGCGCGTGCTGGAGCGTGAGGGCGGCATGAACCTCGCTGAAAAAGCCGTGCTGGTGGCCGGCCATTCCCTCGGCGAATACAGTGCCCTGGCCGCCGCCGGCGGCCTGTCGGTCGCCGAGACCGCCCGCCTGCTGCGGTTGCGCGGCAGCGCCATGCAGAAGGCTGTGGCGCCGGGCGAAGGTGCGATGGCGGCGCTGCTCGGCACCGACCTCGATCAGGCGACCGCCATTTGCAACGACGCTGCCATCGACCCCGAAACCGGCCTGCGCCAGATCGTGCAACCCGCCAACGATAATGGCGGCGGCCAGGTGGTGATTTCGGGCAACAAGGCGGCTGTGGAGCGTGCGGTCGAACTCTCCCGCCAACGCGGCATCAAGCGCGCCCTGCTGCTGCCCGTGTCCGCGCCCTTTCACTGCGCCCTGATGGCTCCCGCCGCCGATGCCATGGAGGAAGCGCTGGCGACGGCACCGATCGCCGCGCCGATGATCCCCCTGGTTTCCAATATCTCCGCCGCGAAAATGACGGAACCGGACGACATACGCCGCCTGCTGGTCGAGCAGGTCACCGGCATGGTGCGGTGGCGCGAAAGCATGCTGGCCATGGCGTCCATGGGCGTTAGCAGTTTCGTCGAACTTGGCGCGGGCAAGGTGCTGTCAGGCCTCGCTAAACGAATCGTGCCGGAGGCGGAGGTCCTATCGATCGGCACGCCGGCGGATATCGAGGGATTCCTGAAGACCCTTTGA
- a CDS encoding EVE domain-containing protein, with product MTAYWLVKSEPDAFSWDQQVAHDIEPWTGVRNHTAKNNLAAMKTGDLAFFYHSNIGKEIVGVVRVVREAYPDPSADSGPWVCVDMKAVSPFPKPVTLAAMKTDPALEGLALLRLSRLSVAPISAEHWKHICKLGGWKG from the coding sequence ATGACCGCCTATTGGCTCGTCAAAAGCGAGCCCGACGCCTTCAGCTGGGACCAGCAGGTGGCGCATGACATCGAACCCTGGACGGGCGTTCGCAACCACACCGCCAAGAACAATCTCGCGGCGATGAAGACAGGCGACCTCGCCTTCTTCTACCATTCCAATATCGGCAAGGAGATCGTGGGCGTCGTGCGGGTGGTGCGCGAAGCCTATCCTGATCCCTCCGCCGACAGCGGGCCCTGGGTCTGCGTCGATATGAAAGCGGTCAGCCCCTTTCCGAAGCCGGTCACCTTGGCCGCGATGAAGACCGATCCAGCGCTGGAGGGGCTGGCCCTGCTGCGCCTGTCCCGCCTGTCAGTCGCGCCGATCAGCGCCGAACATTGGAAGCATATCTGCAAGCTCGGTGGCTGGAAGGGGTAG
- a CDS encoding YciI family protein, protein MNFTITNMDKPDSFALRAATREMHLGYLDSIVGVIVAGGAFLNAEGKPIGSLLIVEAPDQEAAQALAAEDPYARAGLFATMTVSPYRLVYKDGARVA, encoded by the coding sequence ATGAATTTCACCATTACCAACATGGACAAACCCGACAGTTTCGCGCTCCGCGCTGCGACGCGGGAAATGCATCTGGGTTATCTCGACAGCATCGTCGGCGTGATCGTCGCCGGTGGCGCCTTCCTCAATGCGGAAGGCAAACCGATCGGCAGCCTGCTGATCGTCGAGGCGCCAGACCAGGAAGCGGCCCAGGCCTTGGCCGCTGAAGACCCCTATGCCCGGGCCGGACTGTTCGCAACCATGACGGTCTCCCCGTATCGGCTGGTCTACAAAGACGGCGCGCGCGTCGCGTGA
- a CDS encoding heme ABC transporter permease, with product MEALSTAVSTTPPKPSRSLHRFANPGRFLRLSGRVLPPLAVAGGVVTVAGLAWGLFFSPADWQQGDAVRIMYVHVPAAWLASMGYAGLALCALFSIIWRHPLADLAAMEIGPIGAAFTAVCLITGSLWGKPMWGAWWVWDARLTSVLVLFFLYLGHIALVRAFDNQERGFRAAAILALVGAVNLPIIKFSVDWWNTLHQPDTIHLFGQSTMSGSMLHPLLVCALGFTLLFAALVLARLRAAVMERRIRSLLMARVQRAEGLPA from the coding sequence GTGGAAGCTCTCAGCACAGCCGTTTCGACCACGCCGCCGAAGCCTAGCCGCAGTCTGCATCGCTTCGCCAATCCGGGGCGGTTTCTGCGGCTGTCGGGGCGCGTTCTGCCGCCGCTCGCGGTCGCGGGCGGCGTGGTGACGGTGGCGGGCCTGGCCTGGGGTCTGTTCTTCTCCCCCGCCGACTGGCAGCAGGGCGACGCGGTGCGCATCATGTATGTGCATGTGCCGGCGGCCTGGCTCGCCTCGATGGGCTATGCGGGCCTCGCCCTCTGTGCCCTGTTCTCGATCATCTGGCGTCATCCGCTCGCCGATCTCGCGGCCATGGAAATCGGGCCGATCGGCGCCGCCTTCACCGCTGTGTGCCTCATCACCGGCAGTCTGTGGGGCAAGCCGATGTGGGGCGCCTGGTGGGTCTGGGATGCGCGCCTCACCTCCGTCCTCGTGCTGTTCTTTCTTTATCTCGGCCATATCGCCCTGGTGCGCGCCTTCGACAATCAGGAGCGGGGTTTTCGCGCCGCCGCCATTCTCGCCCTCGTCGGGGCCGTGAACCTGCCGATCATCAAGTTCAGCGTCGATTGGTGGAACACGCTGCATCAGCCCGACACCATCCATCTGTTCGGCCAGAGCACGATGTCGGGCTCGATGCTGCATCCGTTGTTGGTCTGCGCCCTCGGCTTCACGCTGCTGTTCGCAGCCTTGGTGCTGGCGCGGCTGCGCGCGGCGGTGATGGAGCGGCGCATCCGGTCGCTGCTCATGGCGCGCGTGCAGCGTGCCGAGGGCCTGCCCGCATGA
- the ccmD gene encoding heme exporter protein CcmD encodes MTHLGFIAASYGIAVVVVLVLSADAWRRLSQAKRRLAVLDAASPRRRAAKA; translated from the coding sequence ATGACGCATCTCGGCTTCATCGCAGCGTCCTACGGCATTGCCGTCGTGGTCGTTCTGGTGCTGAGCGCGGATGCCTGGCGGCGTCTGAGCCAGGCCAAGCGCCGTTTGGCCGTCTTGGACGCCGCATCGCCGCGTCGTCGGGCGGCGAAGGCATGA
- the ccmE gene encoding cytochrome c maturation protein CcmE produces MTRKRRRLWVVAACAIGFGSATALTLSAFSSDIVFFMLPGDVLSKHPDPGHAFRLGGMVAQGTLRETMVDGEPGARFGVTDGHGHIVSAEYIGVLPDLFREGQGVVAMGAMTPEGAFRATEVLAKHSADYMPPEVEAALKKNGMWNPATGNAPPAAAWNGTAAKLAGG; encoded by the coding sequence ATGACCCGCAAGCGCCGCCGCCTCTGGGTCGTTGCGGCCTGCGCCATCGGGTTTGGCAGCGCCACGGCGCTGACGCTGTCCGCCTTCAGCAGTGACATCGTGTTCTTCATGCTGCCGGGGGACGTGTTGTCCAAGCATCCCGATCCCGGCCATGCCTTCCGGCTCGGCGGCATGGTGGCGCAGGGCACGCTGCGGGAGACGATGGTGGATGGCGAGCCCGGCGCGCGCTTCGGCGTGACGGATGGCCATGGCCATATCGTGTCGGCCGAATATATCGGTGTGCTGCCCGATTTGTTTCGCGAAGGGCAGGGCGTGGTCGCCATGGGCGCGATGACGCCGGAGGGTGCCTTTCGCGCGACGGAGGTGTTGGCCAAGCATAGTGCCGATTACATGCCGCCGGAGGTCGAGGCTGCGTTGAAGAAGAACGGCATGTGGAATCCGGCCACCGGCAACGCGCCGCCCGCCGCCGCCTGGAACGGCACGGCCGCGAAGCTCGCGGGCGGGTAG
- a CDS encoding heme lyase CcmF/NrfE family subunit: MIPELGHFAIALACVIAAAQAVLSIWGAHRGDARLIAAAPALALGQFIAVGLSFAALVWSGVVSDFSVMNVAEYSSALTPLLYKITGTWGNHEGSILLWCLILSLCGAAIAVFGRGLPSALRARVIGVLGAVSSGFLLFTLTASNPFNRVWPPPADGQGVNPLLQDPGLAFHPPILYAGYVGFSIAFAFAVASLLEGRVDAAWGRWVRPWTLAAWCFLTCGIALGSWWSYYELGWGGYWFWDPVENASLLPWLTGTALVHSAIVVEKREALKIWSVLLAITTFSLSLSGTFLVRSGLLNSVHAFANDPTRGIFILALLGIVIGGSLLLFAIRAPVLVPAGIFAPISREGALVLNNILLCSITAVVLVGTMYPPFVQLLFGQQISVGAPFFDSTAIPLAAPLMAAMGLGPVLSWKRAALAPALIRLWWAALAALVVGLIASRGMGAVPALGFGFSLWMVLSAAAELVERARLFRVPLSVSWARLRLLPRASYGAAIGHAGLGVCVAGMVGMSLAVHSIQLVKPGETVALGGYRWTLVSLNDAQGPNYTARIATLQVNDAANGRLIAIMHPGRRSFPLQQQTTTDVSIKTNGMRDLYVAMGDERNGGAVLRLHVNPLAPWIWFGALIMAFGGALSLSDRRMRIGAPIRLRRRASTPLPAPAE; the protein is encoded by the coding sequence ATGATCCCTGAACTCGGCCATTTCGCCATCGCCCTCGCCTGCGTCATCGCCGCCGCGCAGGCCGTGCTGTCGATCTGGGGCGCCCATCGCGGTGACGCGCGGCTGATCGCAGCGGCGCCAGCCCTCGCGCTCGGCCAATTCATCGCCGTCGGGCTGTCTTTCGCCGCCTTGGTCTGGAGCGGTGTCGTCTCCGACTTCTCGGTCATGAACGTCGCCGAATATTCCAGCGCCCTGACGCCGCTGCTCTACAAAATCACCGGCACCTGGGGCAATCACGAGGGTTCTATCCTCCTCTGGTGCCTCATCCTGTCGCTCTGCGGCGCCGCCATCGCCGTTTTCGGCCGCGGCCTGCCGTCGGCGCTGCGCGCCCGTGTCATCGGCGTGCTCGGCGCCGTGTCCTCCGGCTTTCTGCTGTTTACGCTGACGGCGTCCAATCCCTTCAACCGTGTCTGGCCGCCGCCGGCAGACGGGCAGGGCGTCAATCCCCTGTTGCAGGATCCTGGCCTCGCCTTCCATCCGCCGATTCTCTACGCGGGCTATGTCGGCTTTTCGATCGCCTTCGCCTTCGCCGTCGCCTCCCTGCTCGAAGGTCGCGTCGATGCCGCCTGGGGCCGCTGGGTCCGCCCCTGGACGTTGGCCGCCTGGTGCTTCCTGACCTGCGGCATCGCGCTGGGGTCATGGTGGAGCTATTACGAACTCGGCTGGGGCGGCTACTGGTTCTGGGACCCTGTCGAGAATGCCTCGCTGCTCCCCTGGCTGACCGGCACCGCGCTGGTTCATTCCGCCATCGTGGTCGAGAAGCGCGAGGCGTTGAAAATCTGGTCCGTGCTGCTCGCCATCACCACCTTCTCCCTGAGCCTGTCAGGCACGTTCCTGGTGCGTTCGGGTCTGCTCAATTCGGTGCATGCCTTCGCCAATGACCCGACGCGCGGCATCTTCATTCTCGCCCTGCTGGGCATCGTCATCGGCGGCTCGCTGCTGCTGTTTGCGATTCGTGCGCCGGTGCTGGTGCCGGCCGGCATCTTCGCGCCGATTTCGCGGGAAGGCGCGCTGGTCCTGAACAATATCCTGCTCTGCTCGATCACCGCCGTGGTGTTGGTCGGCACGATGTATCCCCCGTTCGTGCAACTCCTCTTCGGGCAGCAGATCAGCGTCGGCGCGCCCTTCTTCGACAGCACGGCGATTCCGCTTGCCGCACCGTTGATGGCGGCGATGGGCCTCGGCCCCGTGCTGTCCTGGAAGCGCGCAGCGCTGGCGCCGGCCTTGATCCGGTTGTGGTGGGCGGCGCTCGCGGCCCTTGTCGTCGGTCTCATCGCCTCACGTGGCATGGGCGCGGTGCCCGCACTCGGCTTCGGTTTTTCGCTGTGGATGGTGCTCTCCGCCGCCGCCGAGCTGGTGGAGCGGGCGCGCTTGTTCCGCGTGCCGCTTTCGGTGAGCTGGGCGCGTCTGCGTCTGCTACCCCGCGCGAGCTACGGCGCTGCCATCGGCCATGCGGGGCTGGGCGTTTGCGTCGCCGGCATGGTCGGGATGTCCCTGGCCGTGCATTCCATCCAGCTCGTCAAACCCGGCGAGACGGTCGCGCTCGGCGGCTACCGCTGGACGCTCGTCTCCCTCAATGACGCGCAGGGGCCGAACTACACCGCGCGGATCGCGACGCTTCAGGTCAATGACGCCGCGAACGGGCGCCTGATCGCCATCATGCATCCCGGCCGCCGGTCATTCCCGCTGCAACAGCAGACGACGACCGATGTCTCGATCAAGACCAACGGCATGCGCGACCTGTATGTCGCTATGGGTGACGAACGGAATGGTGGCGCGGTGCTGCGCCTTCACGTCAATCCGCTGGCGCCTTGGATTTGGTTCGGCGCCCTGATCATGGCCTTCGGCGGCGCCTTGTCCCTCTCTGATCGCCGGATGCGCATCGGTGCGCCCATCCGGCTGCGCCGTCGCGCAAGCACACCCTTGCCAGCGCCCGCCGAATGA
- a CDS encoding DsbE family thiol:disulfide interchange protein translates to MIGRRLLLGAPLGILAVAAGGWAVMLNRMRNGEFDPHTLPSQLIGHQVPDFSLPGLSGAGITGADLQKPQQPMLVNFFASWCVPCVQESTVLAEVAKQGLPIWGITYKDKPSATQAFLARQGNPYARIAVDLPGRVAIDWGVYGVPETYFIDGAGIVRWRYAGALTDQVLQRDLLPLWQRAQKPSTS, encoded by the coding sequence ATGATCGGCCGGCGGCTTCTTTTGGGTGCGCCACTGGGTATCCTCGCCGTCGCGGCCGGTGGCTGGGCGGTGATGCTCAACCGGATGCGAAACGGCGAGTTCGACCCGCATACCTTGCCGAGCCAGCTCATCGGCCATCAGGTGCCGGACTTCTCTCTGCCCGGGCTGTCGGGCGCGGGCATCACCGGTGCAGATTTGCAGAAGCCCCAGCAACCCATGCTGGTGAACTTCTTCGCCTCCTGGTGCGTGCCTTGTGTTCAGGAGAGCACCGTCCTGGCCGAGGTCGCCAAACAGGGCCTGCCGATCTGGGGCATCACCTATAAGGACAAGCCTTCGGCGACCCAGGCCTTTCTCGCCCGGCAGGGCAACCCCTATGCCCGCATCGCGGTCGATCTGCCCGGCCGCGTGGCGATCGACTGGGGCGTCTATGGCGTGCCGGAAACCTATTTCATCGATGGCGCCGGCATCGTCCGCTGGCGTTATGCCGGCGCCCTGACCGACCAGGTGCTGCAGCGGGACCTTCTGCCGCTATGGCAGCGCGCGCAGAAGCCGAGCACGTCATGA
- a CDS encoding cytochrome c-type biogenesis protein encodes MIRALLTAMLFLAVAASSAGAVSDPNELLSNPVQEARAETIGQTLRCLVCQNESIEDSNADLARDIRTIIRQQVVAGQTDHQIVAYMVHRYGSFILLKPPFNPLTAILWITPVLALALGLGIAFLAMRQRRRNPVQGPPPLSDSERTRLETILNP; translated from the coding sequence ATGATCCGCGCACTTCTCACGGCGATGCTGTTCCTGGCCGTCGCCGCGTCCTCCGCCGGGGCGGTCAGCGACCCGAACGAGTTGCTGTCCAACCCGGTGCAGGAGGCGCGGGCCGAGACCATCGGCCAGACGCTGCGCTGCCTGGTGTGTCAGAACGAGAGCATCGAGGACAGCAACGCGGATCTCGCCCGCGACATCCGCACCATCATCCGTCAGCAAGTGGTGGCGGGGCAGACCGATCATCAGATCGTCGCCTATATGGTCCACCGCTACGGCAGCTTCATTCTGCTGAAGCCGCCCTTCAATCCGCTCACCGCCATCCTGTGGATCACGCCGGTTCTCGCCTTGGCCCTGGGGCTCGGTATCGCCTTCCTCGCCATGCGGCAGAGGCGCCGCAATCCGGTCCAGGGGCCGCCGCCGCTGTCGGACTCCGAACGCACCCGCCTGGAGACGATTCTGAACCCATGA